One Bos indicus isolate NIAB-ARS_2022 breed Sahiwal x Tharparkar chromosome 10, NIAB-ARS_B.indTharparkar_mat_pri_1.0, whole genome shotgun sequence DNA window includes the following coding sequences:
- the VPS18 gene encoding vacuolar protein sorting-associated protein 18 homolog isoform X2 — MASILDEYEDSLSRSTVLQPGCPSVGIPHSGYVNAQLEKEAPIFTKQRIDFTPSERITSLVVSCNQLCMSLGKDTLLRIDLGKANEPNHMELGRKDDAKVHKMFLDPTGSHLLIALSSTEVLYVNRNGQKVRPLARWKGQLVESVGWNKALGTESSTGPILVGTAQGQIFEAELSASEGGLFGPAPDLYFRPLYVLNEEGGPAPVCSLEAERGPEGRGFVIATTRQRLFQFIGRVAEGAEAQGFSGLFAAYADHPPPFREFPSSLGYSELAFYTPKLRSAPRAFAWMMGDGVLYGSLDCGRPDSLLNRVEAVCTLTGQVVLRDHFLEKFGPLKHMVKDSSTGHLWAHTERAVFRYHVQREARDVWRTYLDMNRFDLAKEYCRERPDCLDTVLAREADFCFRQRRYLESARCYALTQSYFEEIALKFLEARQEEALAEFLQRKLASLKPAERTQATLLTAWLTELYLSRLGALQGDPDALNLYRETRERFRSFLSSPRHKEWLFASRASIHELLASHGDTEHMVYFAVIMQDYERVVAYHCQHEAYEEALAVLARHRDPQLFYKFSPILIRHIPRQLVDAWIEMGSRLDARQLIPALVNYSQGGEAQQVSQAIRYMEFCVNVLGETEQAIHNYLLSLYARGQPASLLAYLEQAGASPHRVHYDLKYALRLCAEHGHHRACVHVYKVLELYEEAVDLALQVDVDLAKQCADLPEEDEELRKKLWLKIARHVVQEEEDVQTAMACLASCPLLKIEDVLPFFPDFVTIDHFKEAICSSLKAYNHHIQELQREMEEATASAQRIRRDLQELRGRYGTVEPQDKCATCDFPLLNRPFYLFLCGHMFHADCLLQAVRPGLPAYKQARLEELQRKLGAAPPPAKGSARAKEAEGGTAAGGPSREQLKADLDELVAAECVYCGELMIRSIDRPFIDPQRYEEEHLSWL, encoded by the exons ATGGCGTCTATCCTGGATGAATACGAGGACTCCCTGTCCCGCTCGACCGTCTTGCAGCCCGGCTGCCCCAGCGTGGGCATCCCCCACTCGG GATATGTGAATGCCCAGCTAGAGAAGGAAGCGCCCATCTTCACGAAGCAGCGCATTGACTTTACCCCTTCCGAGCGCATCACCAGTCTTGTCGTCTCCTGCAATCAGCTCTGCATGAGCCTTGGCAAGGATACACTACTCCG CATTGACTTGGGCAAAGCAAATGAACCCAACCACATGGAGCTGGGGCGCAAGGATGATGCCAAAGTTCACAAGATGTTCCTGGACCCCACTG gttctCATCTGCTGATCGCTCTGAGCAGCACTGAGGTCCTCTATGTGAATCGTAATGGACAGAAGGTTCGGCCCCTGGCACGCTGGAAGGGGCAGCTGGTGGAGAGTGTGGGCTGGAATAAGGCCCTGGGCACTGAGAGCAGCACGGGTCCCATCCTGGTTGGCACCGCCCAAGGGCAGATCTTTGAAGCAGAGCTTTCGGCCAGCGAGGGTGGGCTTTTTGGCCCTGCCCCGGATCTCTACTTCCGTCCATTGTACGTGCTAAATGAAGAAGGGGGCCCAGCACCTGTGTGCTCCCTTGAGGCTGAGCGGGGCCCTGAAGGGCGTGGTTTTGTCATCGCCACCACTCGGCAGCGCCTCTTCCAGTTCATAGGCCGAGTGGCGGAGGGAGCTGAGGCCCAGGGTTTCTCGGGGCTCTTTGCTGCCTATGCTGACCACCCACCCCCATTCCGTGAGTTCCCCAGCAGTCTGGGCTACAGCGAGCTGGCCTTCTACACCCCCAAGTTGCGCTCTGCACCCCGGGCCTTCGCCTGGATGATGGGAGATGGCGTGTTGTATGGATCGTTGGACTGCGGACGTCCGGACTCCCTGCTGA ACCGGGTGGAGGCAGTGTGCACGCTGACGGGACAGGTGGTGCTGCGGGACCACTTCCTGGAGAAGTTTGGGCCGCTGAAGCACATGGTGAAGGACTCCTCCACGGGTCACCTGTGGGCCCACACCGAGCGGGCTGTCTTCCGCTACCACGTACAGCGGGAGGCACGGGATGTCTGGCGCACCTACCTAGACATGAACCGCTTCGACCTGGCCAAGGAGTATTGTCGAGAGCGGCCTGACTGCCTGGACACAGTCCTGGCCCGGGAGGCTGACTTCTGCTTCCGCCAGCGTCGCTACCTGGAGAGCGCTCGCTGCTATGCCCTGACTCAGAGCTACTTTGAAGAGATTGCCCTTAAGTTCTTGGAGGCCCGACAGGAGGAGGCGCTGGCCGAGTTCCTGCAGCGAAAACTGGCCAGTTTGAAGCCTGCCGAACGAACCCAGGCAACCCTGCTGACCGCGTGGCTGACGGAGCTCTACTTGAGCCGGCTCGGGGCCCTGCAGGGTGACCCCGACGCCCTGAACCTCTACCGGGAAACCCGTGAGCGCTTCCGCTCCTTCCTCAGCAGCCCTCGCCACAAGGAGTGGCTCTTTGCCAGCCGGGCCTCCATCCACGAGCTGTTGGCCAGCCACGGGGACACGGAGCACATGGTGTACTTTGCTGTGATCATGCAGGACTACGAGCGCGTGGTGGCTTACCACTGCCAGCATGAGGCTTACGAGGAGGCCTTGGCCGTGCTGGCCCGCCACCGTGATCCCCAGCTCTTCTACAAGTTTTCGCCCATCCTTATCCGACACATCCCTCGCCAGCTGGTGGACGCCTGGATTGAGATGGGCAGCCGGCTGGATGCCCGGCAGCTCATCCCTGCCCTGGTGAACTATAGCCAAGGTGGCGAGGCCCAGCAGGTGAGCCAAGCCATCCGCTACATGGAGTTCTGCGTGAATGTGCTGGGCGAGACCGAGCAGGCTATTCACAATTACCTGCTGTCGCTCTATGCCCGGGGCCAGCCAGCCTCACTGCTGGCCTACCTGGAGCAGGCCGGGGCCAGCCCACATCGCGTGCATTATGATCTCAAGTATGCGCTGCGGCTCTGTGCTGAACACGGCCACCACCGTGCTTGTGTCCACGTCTACAAGGTCCTGGAGCTGTATGAGGAGGCTGTGGACCTGGCCCTGCAG GTGGATGTGGACCTGGCCAAGCAGTGTGCTGACCTGCCTGAGGAAGACGAGGAGCTGCGCAAGAAGCTGTGGCTAAAGATTGCGCGGCACGTGGTGCAGGAGGAAGAAGATGTACAGACGGCCATGGCCTGCCTGGCCAGCTGCCCCCTGCTCAAGATTGAAGATGTGCTGCCTTTCTTTCCTGACTTCGTCACCATTGACCACTTCAAGGAGGCCATCTGCAGCTCACTGAAGGCCTACAACCACCACATCCAAGAGCTACAGCGAGAGATGGAAGAGGCCACAGCCAGTGCCCAGCGCATCCGGAGAGACCTGCAGGAGCTGCGGGGCCGCTATGGCACCGTAGAGCCCCAGGACAAATGTGCCACCTGCGACTTTCCCCTGCTCAACCGCCCCTTTTACCTCTTCCTCTGTGGCCACATGTTCCATGCTGACTGCCTGCTGCAGGCTGTGCGGCCTGGCCTGCCGGCCTACAAGCAGGCCCGGCTCGAGGAGCTGCAGCGAAAGCTAGGGGCTGCTCCACCCCCTGCCAAGGGCTCTGCCCGGGCTAAGGAGGCTGAGGGGGGCACTGCTGCTGGGGGGCCCAGCCGGGAACAGCTCAAGGCTGACCTGGATGAACTTGTGGCCGCTGAGTGCGTGTACTGTGGGGAGCTGATGATCCGCTCTATTGACCGGCCCTTCATCGACCCCCAGCGCTACGAGGAGGAGCACCTCAGTTGGTTGTAG
- the VPS18 gene encoding vacuolar protein sorting-associated protein 18 homolog isoform X1, producing the protein MASILDEYEDSLSRSTVLQPGCPSVGIPHSGYVNAQLEKEAPIFTKQRIDFTPSERITSLVVSCNQLCMSLGKDTLLRIDLGKANEPNHMELGRKDDAKVHKMFLDPTGSHLLIALSSTEVLYVNRNGQKVRPLARWKGQLVESVGWNKALGTESSTGPILVGTAQGQIFEAELSASEGGLFGPAPDLYFRPLYVLNEEGGPAPVCSLEAERGPEGRGFVIATTRQRLFQFIGRVAEGAEAQGFSGLFAAYADHPPPFREFPSSLGYSELAFYTPKLRSAPRAFAWMMGDGVLYGSLDCGRPDSLLSEERVWEYPEGVGPGASPPLAIVLTQFHFLLLLADRVEAVCTLTGQVVLRDHFLEKFGPLKHMVKDSSTGHLWAHTERAVFRYHVQREARDVWRTYLDMNRFDLAKEYCRERPDCLDTVLAREADFCFRQRRYLESARCYALTQSYFEEIALKFLEARQEEALAEFLQRKLASLKPAERTQATLLTAWLTELYLSRLGALQGDPDALNLYRETRERFRSFLSSPRHKEWLFASRASIHELLASHGDTEHMVYFAVIMQDYERVVAYHCQHEAYEEALAVLARHRDPQLFYKFSPILIRHIPRQLVDAWIEMGSRLDARQLIPALVNYSQGGEAQQVSQAIRYMEFCVNVLGETEQAIHNYLLSLYARGQPASLLAYLEQAGASPHRVHYDLKYALRLCAEHGHHRACVHVYKVLELYEEAVDLALQVDVDLAKQCADLPEEDEELRKKLWLKIARHVVQEEEDVQTAMACLASCPLLKIEDVLPFFPDFVTIDHFKEAICSSLKAYNHHIQELQREMEEATASAQRIRRDLQELRGRYGTVEPQDKCATCDFPLLNRPFYLFLCGHMFHADCLLQAVRPGLPAYKQARLEELQRKLGAAPPPAKGSARAKEAEGGTAAGGPSREQLKADLDELVAAECVYCGELMIRSIDRPFIDPQRYEEEHLSWL; encoded by the exons ATGGCGTCTATCCTGGATGAATACGAGGACTCCCTGTCCCGCTCGACCGTCTTGCAGCCCGGCTGCCCCAGCGTGGGCATCCCCCACTCGG GATATGTGAATGCCCAGCTAGAGAAGGAAGCGCCCATCTTCACGAAGCAGCGCATTGACTTTACCCCTTCCGAGCGCATCACCAGTCTTGTCGTCTCCTGCAATCAGCTCTGCATGAGCCTTGGCAAGGATACACTACTCCG CATTGACTTGGGCAAAGCAAATGAACCCAACCACATGGAGCTGGGGCGCAAGGATGATGCCAAAGTTCACAAGATGTTCCTGGACCCCACTG gttctCATCTGCTGATCGCTCTGAGCAGCACTGAGGTCCTCTATGTGAATCGTAATGGACAGAAGGTTCGGCCCCTGGCACGCTGGAAGGGGCAGCTGGTGGAGAGTGTGGGCTGGAATAAGGCCCTGGGCACTGAGAGCAGCACGGGTCCCATCCTGGTTGGCACCGCCCAAGGGCAGATCTTTGAAGCAGAGCTTTCGGCCAGCGAGGGTGGGCTTTTTGGCCCTGCCCCGGATCTCTACTTCCGTCCATTGTACGTGCTAAATGAAGAAGGGGGCCCAGCACCTGTGTGCTCCCTTGAGGCTGAGCGGGGCCCTGAAGGGCGTGGTTTTGTCATCGCCACCACTCGGCAGCGCCTCTTCCAGTTCATAGGCCGAGTGGCGGAGGGAGCTGAGGCCCAGGGTTTCTCGGGGCTCTTTGCTGCCTATGCTGACCACCCACCCCCATTCCGTGAGTTCCCCAGCAGTCTGGGCTACAGCGAGCTGGCCTTCTACACCCCCAAGTTGCGCTCTGCACCCCGGGCCTTCGCCTGGATGATGGGAGATGGCGTGTTGTATGGATCGTTGGACTGCGGACGTCCGGACTCCCTGCTGAGTGAGGAGCGGGTCTGGGAGTACCCAGAGGGGGTGGGTCCCGGGGCCAGCCCACCCCTGGCCATTGTCCTGACCCAGTtccacttcctgctgctgctggcagACCGGGTGGAGGCAGTGTGCACGCTGACGGGACAGGTGGTGCTGCGGGACCACTTCCTGGAGAAGTTTGGGCCGCTGAAGCACATGGTGAAGGACTCCTCCACGGGTCACCTGTGGGCCCACACCGAGCGGGCTGTCTTCCGCTACCACGTACAGCGGGAGGCACGGGATGTCTGGCGCACCTACCTAGACATGAACCGCTTCGACCTGGCCAAGGAGTATTGTCGAGAGCGGCCTGACTGCCTGGACACAGTCCTGGCCCGGGAGGCTGACTTCTGCTTCCGCCAGCGTCGCTACCTGGAGAGCGCTCGCTGCTATGCCCTGACTCAGAGCTACTTTGAAGAGATTGCCCTTAAGTTCTTGGAGGCCCGACAGGAGGAGGCGCTGGCCGAGTTCCTGCAGCGAAAACTGGCCAGTTTGAAGCCTGCCGAACGAACCCAGGCAACCCTGCTGACCGCGTGGCTGACGGAGCTCTACTTGAGCCGGCTCGGGGCCCTGCAGGGTGACCCCGACGCCCTGAACCTCTACCGGGAAACCCGTGAGCGCTTCCGCTCCTTCCTCAGCAGCCCTCGCCACAAGGAGTGGCTCTTTGCCAGCCGGGCCTCCATCCACGAGCTGTTGGCCAGCCACGGGGACACGGAGCACATGGTGTACTTTGCTGTGATCATGCAGGACTACGAGCGCGTGGTGGCTTACCACTGCCAGCATGAGGCTTACGAGGAGGCCTTGGCCGTGCTGGCCCGCCACCGTGATCCCCAGCTCTTCTACAAGTTTTCGCCCATCCTTATCCGACACATCCCTCGCCAGCTGGTGGACGCCTGGATTGAGATGGGCAGCCGGCTGGATGCCCGGCAGCTCATCCCTGCCCTGGTGAACTATAGCCAAGGTGGCGAGGCCCAGCAGGTGAGCCAAGCCATCCGCTACATGGAGTTCTGCGTGAATGTGCTGGGCGAGACCGAGCAGGCTATTCACAATTACCTGCTGTCGCTCTATGCCCGGGGCCAGCCAGCCTCACTGCTGGCCTACCTGGAGCAGGCCGGGGCCAGCCCACATCGCGTGCATTATGATCTCAAGTATGCGCTGCGGCTCTGTGCTGAACACGGCCACCACCGTGCTTGTGTCCACGTCTACAAGGTCCTGGAGCTGTATGAGGAGGCTGTGGACCTGGCCCTGCAG GTGGATGTGGACCTGGCCAAGCAGTGTGCTGACCTGCCTGAGGAAGACGAGGAGCTGCGCAAGAAGCTGTGGCTAAAGATTGCGCGGCACGTGGTGCAGGAGGAAGAAGATGTACAGACGGCCATGGCCTGCCTGGCCAGCTGCCCCCTGCTCAAGATTGAAGATGTGCTGCCTTTCTTTCCTGACTTCGTCACCATTGACCACTTCAAGGAGGCCATCTGCAGCTCACTGAAGGCCTACAACCACCACATCCAAGAGCTACAGCGAGAGATGGAAGAGGCCACAGCCAGTGCCCAGCGCATCCGGAGAGACCTGCAGGAGCTGCGGGGCCGCTATGGCACCGTAGAGCCCCAGGACAAATGTGCCACCTGCGACTTTCCCCTGCTCAACCGCCCCTTTTACCTCTTCCTCTGTGGCCACATGTTCCATGCTGACTGCCTGCTGCAGGCTGTGCGGCCTGGCCTGCCGGCCTACAAGCAGGCCCGGCTCGAGGAGCTGCAGCGAAAGCTAGGGGCTGCTCCACCCCCTGCCAAGGGCTCTGCCCGGGCTAAGGAGGCTGAGGGGGGCACTGCTGCTGGGGGGCCCAGCCGGGAACAGCTCAAGGCTGACCTGGATGAACTTGTGGCCGCTGAGTGCGTGTACTGTGGGGAGCTGATGATCCGCTCTATTGACCGGCCCTTCATCGACCCCCAGCGCTACGAGGAGGAGCACCTCAGTTGGTTGTAG
- the VPS18 gene encoding vacuolar protein sorting-associated protein 18 homolog isoform X3: MELGRKDDAKVHKMFLDPTGSHLLIALSSTEVLYVNRNGQKVRPLARWKGQLVESVGWNKALGTESSTGPILVGTAQGQIFEAELSASEGGLFGPAPDLYFRPLYVLNEEGGPAPVCSLEAERGPEGRGFVIATTRQRLFQFIGRVAEGAEAQGFSGLFAAYADHPPPFREFPSSLGYSELAFYTPKLRSAPRAFAWMMGDGVLYGSLDCGRPDSLLSEERVWEYPEGVGPGASPPLAIVLTQFHFLLLLADRVEAVCTLTGQVVLRDHFLEKFGPLKHMVKDSSTGHLWAHTERAVFRYHVQREARDVWRTYLDMNRFDLAKEYCRERPDCLDTVLAREADFCFRQRRYLESARCYALTQSYFEEIALKFLEARQEEALAEFLQRKLASLKPAERTQATLLTAWLTELYLSRLGALQGDPDALNLYRETRERFRSFLSSPRHKEWLFASRASIHELLASHGDTEHMVYFAVIMQDYERVVAYHCQHEAYEEALAVLARHRDPQLFYKFSPILIRHIPRQLVDAWIEMGSRLDARQLIPALVNYSQGGEAQQVSQAIRYMEFCVNVLGETEQAIHNYLLSLYARGQPASLLAYLEQAGASPHRVHYDLKYALRLCAEHGHHRACVHVYKVLELYEEAVDLALQVDVDLAKQCADLPEEDEELRKKLWLKIARHVVQEEEDVQTAMACLASCPLLKIEDVLPFFPDFVTIDHFKEAICSSLKAYNHHIQELQREMEEATASAQRIRRDLQELRGRYGTVEPQDKCATCDFPLLNRPFYLFLCGHMFHADCLLQAVRPGLPAYKQARLEELQRKLGAAPPPAKGSARAKEAEGGTAAGGPSREQLKADLDELVAAECVYCGELMIRSIDRPFIDPQRYEEEHLSWL; this comes from the exons ATGGAGCTGGGGCGCAAGGATGATGCCAAAGTTCACAAGATGTTCCTGGACCCCACTG gttctCATCTGCTGATCGCTCTGAGCAGCACTGAGGTCCTCTATGTGAATCGTAATGGACAGAAGGTTCGGCCCCTGGCACGCTGGAAGGGGCAGCTGGTGGAGAGTGTGGGCTGGAATAAGGCCCTGGGCACTGAGAGCAGCACGGGTCCCATCCTGGTTGGCACCGCCCAAGGGCAGATCTTTGAAGCAGAGCTTTCGGCCAGCGAGGGTGGGCTTTTTGGCCCTGCCCCGGATCTCTACTTCCGTCCATTGTACGTGCTAAATGAAGAAGGGGGCCCAGCACCTGTGTGCTCCCTTGAGGCTGAGCGGGGCCCTGAAGGGCGTGGTTTTGTCATCGCCACCACTCGGCAGCGCCTCTTCCAGTTCATAGGCCGAGTGGCGGAGGGAGCTGAGGCCCAGGGTTTCTCGGGGCTCTTTGCTGCCTATGCTGACCACCCACCCCCATTCCGTGAGTTCCCCAGCAGTCTGGGCTACAGCGAGCTGGCCTTCTACACCCCCAAGTTGCGCTCTGCACCCCGGGCCTTCGCCTGGATGATGGGAGATGGCGTGTTGTATGGATCGTTGGACTGCGGACGTCCGGACTCCCTGCTGAGTGAGGAGCGGGTCTGGGAGTACCCAGAGGGGGTGGGTCCCGGGGCCAGCCCACCCCTGGCCATTGTCCTGACCCAGTtccacttcctgctgctgctggcagACCGGGTGGAGGCAGTGTGCACGCTGACGGGACAGGTGGTGCTGCGGGACCACTTCCTGGAGAAGTTTGGGCCGCTGAAGCACATGGTGAAGGACTCCTCCACGGGTCACCTGTGGGCCCACACCGAGCGGGCTGTCTTCCGCTACCACGTACAGCGGGAGGCACGGGATGTCTGGCGCACCTACCTAGACATGAACCGCTTCGACCTGGCCAAGGAGTATTGTCGAGAGCGGCCTGACTGCCTGGACACAGTCCTGGCCCGGGAGGCTGACTTCTGCTTCCGCCAGCGTCGCTACCTGGAGAGCGCTCGCTGCTATGCCCTGACTCAGAGCTACTTTGAAGAGATTGCCCTTAAGTTCTTGGAGGCCCGACAGGAGGAGGCGCTGGCCGAGTTCCTGCAGCGAAAACTGGCCAGTTTGAAGCCTGCCGAACGAACCCAGGCAACCCTGCTGACCGCGTGGCTGACGGAGCTCTACTTGAGCCGGCTCGGGGCCCTGCAGGGTGACCCCGACGCCCTGAACCTCTACCGGGAAACCCGTGAGCGCTTCCGCTCCTTCCTCAGCAGCCCTCGCCACAAGGAGTGGCTCTTTGCCAGCCGGGCCTCCATCCACGAGCTGTTGGCCAGCCACGGGGACACGGAGCACATGGTGTACTTTGCTGTGATCATGCAGGACTACGAGCGCGTGGTGGCTTACCACTGCCAGCATGAGGCTTACGAGGAGGCCTTGGCCGTGCTGGCCCGCCACCGTGATCCCCAGCTCTTCTACAAGTTTTCGCCCATCCTTATCCGACACATCCCTCGCCAGCTGGTGGACGCCTGGATTGAGATGGGCAGCCGGCTGGATGCCCGGCAGCTCATCCCTGCCCTGGTGAACTATAGCCAAGGTGGCGAGGCCCAGCAGGTGAGCCAAGCCATCCGCTACATGGAGTTCTGCGTGAATGTGCTGGGCGAGACCGAGCAGGCTATTCACAATTACCTGCTGTCGCTCTATGCCCGGGGCCAGCCAGCCTCACTGCTGGCCTACCTGGAGCAGGCCGGGGCCAGCCCACATCGCGTGCATTATGATCTCAAGTATGCGCTGCGGCTCTGTGCTGAACACGGCCACCACCGTGCTTGTGTCCACGTCTACAAGGTCCTGGAGCTGTATGAGGAGGCTGTGGACCTGGCCCTGCAG GTGGATGTGGACCTGGCCAAGCAGTGTGCTGACCTGCCTGAGGAAGACGAGGAGCTGCGCAAGAAGCTGTGGCTAAAGATTGCGCGGCACGTGGTGCAGGAGGAAGAAGATGTACAGACGGCCATGGCCTGCCTGGCCAGCTGCCCCCTGCTCAAGATTGAAGATGTGCTGCCTTTCTTTCCTGACTTCGTCACCATTGACCACTTCAAGGAGGCCATCTGCAGCTCACTGAAGGCCTACAACCACCACATCCAAGAGCTACAGCGAGAGATGGAAGAGGCCACAGCCAGTGCCCAGCGCATCCGGAGAGACCTGCAGGAGCTGCGGGGCCGCTATGGCACCGTAGAGCCCCAGGACAAATGTGCCACCTGCGACTTTCCCCTGCTCAACCGCCCCTTTTACCTCTTCCTCTGTGGCCACATGTTCCATGCTGACTGCCTGCTGCAGGCTGTGCGGCCTGGCCTGCCGGCCTACAAGCAGGCCCGGCTCGAGGAGCTGCAGCGAAAGCTAGGGGCTGCTCCACCCCCTGCCAAGGGCTCTGCCCGGGCTAAGGAGGCTGAGGGGGGCACTGCTGCTGGGGGGCCCAGCCGGGAACAGCTCAAGGCTGACCTGGATGAACTTGTGGCCGCTGAGTGCGTGTACTGTGGGGAGCTGATGATCCGCTCTATTGACCGGCCCTTCATCGACCCCCAGCGCTACGAGGAGGAGCACCTCAGTTGGTTGTAG